The DNA region CGACACAGATGTGGATCTTCGGCTTTGAAGAGGGGAAGCTGGTCCTGAAAGGCCAGCGGCCCACCCCGGCGCCGGGCTCAGGGGACAAACGCTGGGAAAGACTTGCGGATACCCTGGAGGACTGTATCGCCATCCTGGTGAGTAACTGCGGGGAAACTCCAAAACGGATACTGGAAAAGCAGGGCCTTGCGGTTATTGCCGGAGAAGGACTTATCACTGATCTTGCGCTTCCCCTGTTTCAGGGCAGAAGCATTCCGAAAATATTTACTGTAACTCCGGGCCAATGCGGCGTAGGTGTTTCCTGCGGCGGTAAGGGTATGGGTTGCGGAGCATAAGCATAATAATGCAACTGTGTAGCTGCGGAGTAGCAGCGTTACGCATAAAAAAGGGAGAGTAGAAAAATGACGAAACCAAAGCATCATGTTTTTGTATGCGGGTCCTTTAGGGCCAATGGGACGCCTCAGGGAGTTTGTAGCAAGGGCGGTTCCATGCAGCTCATGCAGTATTTGGAGGAAGAATTAGCGGATAAGGGGCTCGTGGATGTGAGCGTGTCCAGCACCGGATGCCTCAAGGTCTGCGACCGGGGGCCCGCCTTGGTGGTATACCCGGAAAACTGGTGGTTCGGTCATATCGACAGCGAAGAAGCTATCGACGCGGTGATCGGCTCCATTGAGAGCGGAACCCCTGCGGCAGATTATGTGATAGCTTAAAAAGCTTGTAACTTTACTTTACAGAAACACTCAATGCTTCTACTGGGAATGGATACTCAATGTTTGGTAGAAGGGGGAAATAAAAAGTGAGGATACATTACCTGCAGCATGTTCCTTTTGAAAATCCCGGGTATATTTTGACCTGGGCAAAAAATCATGGCTGGGGGATGACGAACACCCTCCTCTATGAGTACCCTTCGGGGAATGTTCCTTTTCCCCTGGCCCGTAATTATGATTGGCTGGTGATCATGGGGGGCCCCATGAATATCTACGAGGATGCGGAATATCCCTGGCTTGTGGAAGAAAAAGAATTCATTAAACATGCCATTGATAAGGGAAAGGTAGTTATCGGCCTCTGCCTGGGGGCGCAGCTTCTTGCCGGTGTTCTGGGGGGAACGGTTACGCAAAACCCGCAAAAGGAAATAGGCTGGTTTCCGGTAACCCTGAGCCCTGAAGCCCGGTCGCTGCCGCTTTTTTCCTTTCTGCCGGAAAAACCTTTAGTCTTTCAATGGCATGGAGACACTTTTAGTACCCTGCCGGCGGAAGCGGTTCTTTTAGCTTCCAGCGAAGCCTGTAAGAACCAGGCGTTTATGTACCGGGATCGGGTTTTTGCATTTCAGTTTCATCTGGAAAATACCTTTGAAGTCATCTCGGCTCTGATAGAAAACAGCGGGAATGAACTGGTTGATGGGCCCTGGATACAAAGCGCTAAAGAAATGCTCGGTCATGCTGAGTATATTACCCAGGATAATTCGTGGATGGACGAGTTTCTTACCCAGTTGGAAAACCAAGGGAAGAATAACTGTACATACTGATGGGCTGGTTTGTTGGAGTATAAGATTTAATAACCACGGATCTGATCATATTTTTCCCTGAACCCCCAGAGCGTTCACCGCATCCAGGCAGCACTGAAACAGAAGCAGTCCCTGTGAGGAACCGGTACGCTCCATCGCAAAAAGTCTTTCTTCGCCGGAAAGATCCCGGACGTTTATCTCCGCATAAAGCCTGAGGCGCTCCCCGTAACCTGTTACGGTAGTCCGGAGCCGTGGTTCAGCTTTTGTGAGTTTTCTTACCGCTCCTAGGACCGCCTCTGTTTCGTTCGCTCCTTCACCGGCAAACTCCAGGGTCTGCCCGCCATAAACCGCCGCGGTCCCACTGACCCTGACCTGAGACGGCTTTACCTCGTCGGGCTGAATACTTTTACTGTGGGTATCAGCGCTGCTCTGCACAGGAAGCCTGGCTTCAGTGATAGTTTCCGAGAAAGCCAGACATACCAGGGGGCCGGCATAAGAGGGTGGCAGCAGCTTCATATCAGCCAGGAGGCAGAGAAACTCCGTGATCTCCAGGGAGCTGTTTCCCTCTCCGGCAGCTCCTGATCCACGAATAAAACTGTTGATGTATTTAAGATTTACGTCTTTCAGATGGGCGCATATACGGGAAAGGGCGGCCTCATCCGGAGCAAGGCCGCAATAACGTTGGGCGAAGAGCTGTACCCCGGCCTGGCCTGAATGGCGGGTGAGGACTATCCGCTCAGGCGCCGTGTTCCAGCGGTTCAGCAGGGGGAGGGAGTAGGTTTCCGCATCCCTGGACAGGCCCTGTTGGTGTATGCCCGAACCGTGGGCCCGGGTGTTCCAGCCGCTTAAGGGTTTCATGGGGGAAAGGGATGTGCCCGAAGCTTCCGCAGTCAGGCGCAGCAGCGCCGGAAGCCGTTCCGGTTTCAGGCCCGTCACTGCCCGGTATAGATCCGGCCGGGCTTCCAGGTTGGCGGCCACTTCTTCCAGGGCGGCGTTTCCCGCCCGCTCACCCAGGCCTAGGGCAGAAACTTCCGCCTGACCGCAGCCGGCCAGTATCCCTGCCAGGGTATTGGCGCAGGCCAGGCCCAGATCGTTGTGACAGTGGATGCTGAGTATGCACTGCCCTTGGGCAAGGGAGGGAATATTTTCACAAAGAAACGCAATAAGATTCCCTGTTTCTTCGGGAGAAAAAAGCCCCAGAGTGTCGGCGATGTTGACCACGTCGGCCCCGGCGTCAAAGGCGGCTTCGCAGTATTCCTGCAAGAAACTCCGGTCCGCCCTGGTGGCGTCCTCCGCCCCAAGCTCCACCCTGGAGCAGAGGCCTGCGGCAAAGGAAACCGCTTCCCGGGCCATGGCGATAATTTCAGCTTCAGTTTTTCCGAGCTTTGCCCGTATGTGTATGGGGCTCACCGGCAGGGACAGGTGCAGGGTTCCCTGACCGGTTCCCCCAAAAACGCCGGCGCTTTCCCGGATATCCGCAGGAATGCTGCGGCACATCACGGCGGTGCGGCCCGGAAGCTCCCGGGCTGTCAGATGGCAGAGTTCGTAATCAGTTTTATTGGAAAGGGGAAAGCCGGTTTCAATAATATCCACCCCCGCTTCCGCCAGGCTCAGGGCCAGGGCAAGTTTTTTGTCCCGGGAAAAAGCAAAGCCCGCCGCCTGATCCCCTTCCCGCAGGGTAGTGTCGAAAAGGATTATTCGCCGTGGGGGATTGCCCGGGTTATCCGGCAATTTCCTGTTCCGCCAGAAGCGCTACCCGGTCGATGGCGTCCATAAAGCGGGGTACATCCTCCGGTACGGGCTTGATAATCCTGAAATCGAAGACCGAGCAGATGGACTGGAGGGAATCAAAGTACAAAAGGGATTCTTCCAGATCCGCAGGCAGGGTCATGAAGGCTTTGACCTCCCCCACAAAATCGGACATGGTGTGGTTTTGGGGCAGCAGCCCCCGGTGGGTAAATATGGACATGAAGTACTTTTCAATGCCCATGGCGGCGACATTCTGGATAATTTCGGGGGTAAAGACCTCAGGCCGCTTTACACTGCCCCGAACCGTCCGGTGAAAGCCCTGGCCGTCCTCGAAAAATTGTTCCCAGTCTTTTTTTTGTATTTTCATAGCCTATTCTATCATGATTATAAAAACATATCAGCTCCCCAGGCTATAAACAGGGCTTCTCTCCGATTACCCTCCTGGGTGGTCTCTGTATTGTTATAATCGATAAATTTTTCTTGACATAATTGCAAGCTCCAAAATATAATGCTTTAATGGGCGCTTCGGGAATGAAGATGTTGCAGATTGAGGATGCGGTGGGTCAGGTGCTTTGCCATGACATGACCCGAATCGTGCAGGGGGAGATGAAAGGCCCCCAGTTCCGCAAGGGCCACATTATCCAGGCTGCTGACATCCCCATGCTCCTTTCTATGGGCAAGGAACAGATCTTTGTCTGGGAAAAACGGCCCGGAATGCTCCACGAGGATGAAGCAGCAGAAGCGCTGGCCCGTATCTGCCGGGGGGCAAACATCCGGCAAAGCGGTCCGATTGAGGGAAAGATCGAATTTTTTGCCGAAACCGACGGGCTTTTCTGCTTTGACACGGAAACCCTAAACCGTATCAACGATATAGAGGACCTGGTCATCGCTGCCCGCCATGCCCTGAGCCCGGTAAAGGCGGGGGACAAACTTGCGGGGATGAAGGCGGTGCCCCTGGTCATACCGGCTGAAAAACTGCGCCAGGCCCGGGAAGCCGCCGGGGAAGGCCCTCTGATGCAGGTTAAGCCCTATCTCCTGAAAAGCGCCTGTGTGATCACCACGGGCAGCGAGATCGCCAAGGGCCTCATCACCGACACCTTTACCCCGGTCATCATGGACAAACTGGCAGGCTACGGAATTTCGGTGATAAAGCATATCATCACCGGGGACGGCATTGACAAGGTGGCCGGGGCAATAGCCTGCGCCCGGAAAGAAAATCCGGATCTGATCCTCTGTACCGGCGGCATGAGCGTCGATCCCGACGACAACACCCCCGGCGCAATTCGGCAAAGCGGCGCCGCCATTGTGAGCTACGGCGCCCCGGTCATGCCGGGGGTAATGTTTGTCCTGGGCTATTACGAAGACGGAAGGCCCATCATTGGGCTCCCGGGCTGCGTGATGTACGCCGCCGCCACGATTTTTGACATAGTCCTCCCCCGGGTCGCCGCGGGGCTGCCCATGAAACGCCGGGACTTTTCCCGCATGGGCAATGGGGGCCTGTGCCTGGGCTGTGGGGTGTGCCATTACCCCATCTGTCCCTTTGGAAAGGGGTAATTTGCGTAATAAAATTTATATGCTATACTACAATCCAGAAAGTGTTAAAGGAGGTTCCTGATGTGGAACCAATTGAAGACCGACGAGTATGAGGGGATGCTGGCGGAGACCGTGGCCATCACCGGCTATAAGGGCGATTCTGTGCGTGCGTACCTTTCGCGCCCCTTGGGAAAAGGGCCCTATCCGGGTATCGTCCTTATCCCCCACATGCCCGGCTGGGACGAGTTTTGCCGGGAGACCGCCCGAAGGTTCACCCAGCATGGGTATATGACCCTGTGCCCGGACATTTTCAGCCGCTTTGGGAGCGGAAGGCCGGAGGAAGTGGCGGGCAAGGCCCGCGCCGAAGGCGGTGTACCCGATGACAGCGTAATGGGTGATTGCGAAGGATCCGTGGATTTGCTGCGGAATACGCCCTTTTCCAACGGCAAAGTGGGGGTTATCGGAATGTGTTCCGGTGGCCGCCATGCGTTTCTTGCGGCGTGCAGGGTGGAGGGCCTTGACGCGGCAGTTGATTGCTGGGGAGGCGGCGTGGTTGCCGCGGAAAAGGACCTTACACCTGCGCGGCCTGTGGCCCCGATTGACTATACGCCCCAGCTTTCCTGCCCCCTTCTGGGGATCTTTGGCAACGACGACCAGATGCCCACTGCGGAACAGGTGAATCTCCACGAAGAAGCGCTGAAAAAGCATGGGAAGGACTACCAATTCCACCGCTACGATGATGCGGGGCACGGAATTTGGTACTACCACACCCCCATGTACCGGCAGGCCCAAGCCATGGATTCCTGGGAAAAGGTGTTCGATTTTTTCGGCAAGCATCTGCGTAGTTAGCTTCGATGGGAAATTCCGCTCCCTTTGCAGTAATGGCAAAACCGGTGGGGCCCCGCTGCAACCTGCGCTGCGCTTACTGCTATTACACCGGGGATGAACAGCGTTCAAACCAGCTCGGCGCCCGCACATCCCGTATGCCGGACAGCCTGCTTGACTTGTACATCCGCAAATACATAGAGGCAAGCCCCGGGCCGGTGGTGCCCTTTACCTGGCATGGCGGCGAGCCGGCCCTGGCAGGGCTGGATTTCTATCGGCTTGCGGTGGATCTGCAGAAACGGTATCTCCCCCCAGGCTGGACCTGCTGGAACAATATCCAGACCAATGGGACTTTGCTTGACGACGAATGGTGCGCGTTTTTGGCGGGCGCTCATTTTGATGTGGGCCTGAGCCTGGACGGCACAGTAGAACTGCACGACCGGCAGCGCCCGGATCAGGGTGGCAAGGGAAGCTATGCCCGCTCTGCCCAGGCGGTTAGCCGTTTGCAGGCCCAGGGCATCCAGCCCGACCTGCTCTGCACCGTCACCGCTGATACTGCAAAAAATCCCCTGGGGGTATACCGCGCCCTGGCAGAGCTCAACACCGGATGGATTCAGTTTATCCCGATTGTGCGGCGCACGCCGGACGGACAGCTTACCCAGGACTCTGTGAGCGGCGCCGACTATGGGCGCTTCCTTTGCACAGTTCTGGACGAATGGAGCCTCCATGACCTGGGCAAGCTGGACATACAGCTATTCGCCGAAATGTCCCTGGTCTGGTCCGGGGGAACCGCCAGCCTCTGCTGGATGGCCCCCAGCTGCGGCCGGGTGCTCATTGTGGAGCAGGACGGCGGCGTATATTCCTGCGATCACTTCGTCAACCCCGAACACCGCATCGGCGACCTGGCCTCCGCAAGCCTGGACCAGCTCCTTGCCCTGCCTGAACAACGCCGCTTTGGCAATGACAAGCGGGACCACCTTCCCGGGCAATGCAGATCCTGCCCCCACCTGGCTGTGTGCAACGGCGGCTGCCCAAAGGACCGCTTCGCCCAGGCCGCAAACGGCGAGCCGGGCCTGAATGTTCTCTGCGACGGCCTCCGGCAATTCTATGCCTACGCCGAGCGCCCGCTCAAACAGATCATGCGGCTCCGGCGCCAGGGCCAAACGCCGGCTGCCATTATGGCTGAACTGCGGAGCGAAGCCTTAGCCCGCTGGAAGGGCGTTGGGCGCAACGACCCCTGTCCCTGCGGCAGCGGCCGCAAGGCAAAGCATTGCTGCTGGCCCGGGCCGTTGTAGGGGGGAGGGAATTAAACCAGCGGCGGGGTCTATCTTACAAAAAATGAGTTTATAAAATGTTAATAACATTGTAAATAAGATGTTATTGGCATATTTTGGAAAAAGATGATATTATTTTGACCGATCAAGCGTTGATTTCTCGGCTAAGGATGTATTACAACGCTCTGCCAGAGGGGGTTTATGGACACTCTTGTAGGCATGGCTACTGACACAACGAAGAACCGCCCAAATGATGATCAGGAAACGGCAAAAAAGCCAGACATCACCCCATCTATACCTACTTAGATATATTTGATATTATTTCATAGAAAGATAAATAAGGAGTTATACCATGAAAAAGGTTCTATCAGTTTTATCCGTGATTGTTGTATGTCTGTTGGGTATTACCGGCTGCCCTACAGGAAATGATGATCCTTCGGGGTCTTCTAAATTGAATGGCTTCATACAGCCAAGCGTGCAATTCGTGAACAGAAATGCATCGCCTTCCAAATCAATATTGCAATCCAGGACGGGCATAAGCCGCGCTGTTGATTTACCGGAGCCGGATGCTTCGTTAAATCCCTTGCGGGATTTTTATGATAAATTGGGAACTCTTAGAGGCTCCTATACACCAACGGAATTCAAATTATTTATACAAGAAATAGTTCTCCATAATAATGAGAAGGGTTATGAATTAGATTATCCTATAACAGCTGCTTCAAAGGATGAGAATTTTGCAAACGCCCATCATTATGCCGATTTTGTTACTTCAATTATTCTTAAACCTGAAATTTACATTGACCCCGGGACATATACCGGTTTATTTTTCTTCTTCTTTACCGCCAATGAAAAAATGGGGGTCGGCAAAGGGCTTTGGAGTCAAAATCATCCAAACCCGGATTTTTGGATGAATATAAACCCCAGGATTACTGTTACAATTCCCGGTATAAGCAATGTTTGGGAACAGGATGTACAAAGCCGTTTCTATGGCAAATTTGATGTAAAAAAAGGCTCTGGAGATACTTATCAAGTGGTACCGGAAGTGCTTCAGCCAACATATTGGCAACAACGCTATCAGGATTTACAAGATTCTAATAATCCAGGTGAATGGATAGAACGTATCCAGATGTTTGCGTACCAGGGTTCTGATTACCGGGCAATATTACCCGGTGCTGTCGGACATCCCCGTATTTGGAGCACTGACCCCCAAACACTTTTAGTGCCTAATCATGGTTCTGGAGA from Treponema primitia ZAS-2 includes:
- a CDS encoding LeuA family protein, which encodes MPDNPGNPPRRIILFDTTLREGDQAAGFAFSRDKKLALALSLAEAGVDIIETGFPLSNKTDYELCHLTARELPGRTAVMCRSIPADIRESAGVFGGTGQGTLHLSLPVSPIHIRAKLGKTEAEIIAMAREAVSFAAGLCSRVELGAEDATRADRSFLQEYCEAAFDAGADVVNIADTLGLFSPEETGNLIAFLCENIPSLAQGQCILSIHCHNDLGLACANTLAGILAGCGQAEVSALGLGERAGNAALEEVAANLEARPDLYRAVTGLKPERLPALLRLTAEASGTSLSPMKPLSGWNTRAHGSGIHQQGLSRDAETYSLPLLNRWNTAPERIVLTRHSGQAGVQLFAQRYCGLAPDEAALSRICAHLKDVNLKYINSFIRGSGAAGEGNSSLEITEFLCLLADMKLLPPSYAGPLVCLAFSETITEARLPVQSSADTHSKSIQPDEVKPSQVRVSGTAAVYGGQTLEFAGEGANETEAVLGAVRKLTKAEPRLRTTVTGYGERLRLYAEINVRDLSGEERLFAMERTGSSQGLLLFQCCLDAVNALGVQGKI
- a CDS encoding dienelactone hydrolase family protein, which encodes MWNQLKTDEYEGMLAETVAITGYKGDSVRAYLSRPLGKGPYPGIVLIPHMPGWDEFCRETARRFTQHGYMTLCPDIFSRFGSGRPEEVAGKARAEGGVPDDSVMGDCEGSVDLLRNTPFSNGKVGVIGMCSGGRHAFLAACRVEGLDAAVDCWGGGVVAAEKDLTPARPVAPIDYTPQLSCPLLGIFGNDDQMPTAEQVNLHEEALKKHGKDYQFHRYDDAGHGIWYYHTPMYRQAQAMDSWEKVFDFFGKHLRS
- a CDS encoding anaerobic sulfatase maturase translates to MGNSAPFAVMAKPVGPRCNLRCAYCYYTGDEQRSNQLGARTSRMPDSLLDLYIRKYIEASPGPVVPFTWHGGEPALAGLDFYRLAVDLQKRYLPPGWTCWNNIQTNGTLLDDEWCAFLAGAHFDVGLSLDGTVELHDRQRPDQGGKGSYARSAQAVSRLQAQGIQPDLLCTVTADTAKNPLGVYRALAELNTGWIQFIPIVRRTPDGQLTQDSVSGADYGRFLCTVLDEWSLHDLGKLDIQLFAEMSLVWSGGTASLCWMAPSCGRVLIVEQDGGVYSCDHFVNPEHRIGDLASASLDQLLALPEQRRFGNDKRDHLPGQCRSCPHLAVCNGGCPKDRFAQAANGEPGLNVLCDGLRQFYAYAERPLKQIMRLRRQGQTPAAIMAELRSEALARWKGVGRNDPCPCGSGRKAKHCCWPGPL
- a CDS encoding (2Fe-2S) ferredoxin domain-containing protein, encoding MTKPKHHVFVCGSFRANGTPQGVCSKGGSMQLMQYLEEELADKGLVDVSVSSTGCLKVCDRGPALVVYPENWWFGHIDSEEAIDAVIGSIESGTPAADYVIA
- a CDS encoding type 1 glutamine amidotransferase, producing MTNTLLYEYPSGNVPFPLARNYDWLVIMGGPMNIYEDAEYPWLVEEKEFIKHAIDKGKVVIGLCLGAQLLAGVLGGTVTQNPQKEIGWFPVTLSPEARSLPLFSFLPEKPLVFQWHGDTFSTLPAEAVLLASSEACKNQAFMYRDRVFAFQFHLENTFEVISALIENSGNELVDGPWIQSAKEMLGHAEYITQDNSWMDEFLTQLENQGKNNCTY
- a CDS encoding molybdopterin-binding protein, with the protein product MKMLQIEDAVGQVLCHDMTRIVQGEMKGPQFRKGHIIQAADIPMLLSMGKEQIFVWEKRPGMLHEDEAAEALARICRGANIRQSGPIEGKIEFFAETDGLFCFDTETLNRINDIEDLVIAARHALSPVKAGDKLAGMKAVPLVIPAEKLRQAREAAGEGPLMQVKPYLLKSACVITTGSEIAKGLITDTFTPVIMDKLAGYGISVIKHIITGDGIDKVAGAIACARKENPDLILCTGGMSVDPDDNTPGAIRQSGAAIVSYGAPVMPGVMFVLGYYEDGRPIIGLPGCVMYAAATIFDIVLPRVAAGLPMKRRDFSRMGNGGLCLGCGVCHYPICPFGKG